The genome window TGTGAGATGCTGTTGATCACATAGCAGGAGATTAATTAAGGAGTTTTATGGATACCGCATTGCCATTCCGCTTTCGTTTCCGCGTTCGCTATGGTGAATGTGATGCCCAGAGCGTGGTGTTCAATGCACGCTATGCCGATTTTGTGGATGTCTCCGTCAACGAATACATCCGTACCCTGTTCGGCGACTACCAGCATTTGCTGGACCAGGACCTGGATATCCAGGTTGTCAGCCTGACTGTGAACTGGAAAGCGCCGGCGAAGTTTGATGATGTGCTGGAAGCTCGCATCCGGCCAGGGCGGATAGGCAATACCTCGTTCACGTTACATATCGAGTTCTATCGGTACGGTGAGGAAGCATTGATTGCGGATGCCGACATCACCTATGTGATGATACAGGCTTCGGAGATGGTTAAGGTAGCGGTGCCAGAGCGAATTCGGGGGCTTCTTGAGAGAAGTGCTCCCGGCGTACTCATCAGTCACGCCGGGGAGCAGGTTCAGGAAGGCTGATCAGCCCTCTTGCAAGGCTTGTACAACGGCCTTCGCAGTGCCTTCCGAGGAGGGCGGGTTCTGGCCGGTGATCAGTTTGCCATCGACCACAATGTGCGGCGTGAAGTCGTCACCGCAGGAGTAGGAACCCGTTTTCTCCTTGAGCATGTCCTCAAGCAGGAACGGCACCACATTGGTCAGGCCCACAACCTCTTCTTCGCTGTTGCTGAAGCCAGTCACGTTGCGACCGCCAACCAGATTCTGGCCAGGTTTCACCTCCACGTCCCGGAAGACTGCGGGCGCGTGGCATACGGCACCGATGACCTTGTCCTGCTCGTAGGCCGCCTTGATCAGGGCAGCGGATTTCTTGTCGTTGACCAGGTCCCACAACGGGCCATGGCCGCCGGGATAGAAGATGGCGTCGTAGTCGTTCATGTCCACGTCGCTCAGTTTTTTCGTGCTGGCGAGCGCCTCTTTCCCATGAGCATCATTCTGGAACCGATGAGTCGTTTCCGTCAGCGCCCCTTCTGCCTCGCTGTTCGGATCAACGGGCGGCTGGCCGCCTTTTGGGGAAGCGAGAGTTATGTCTGCGCCCGCATCCTTGAATACGTAATAAGGCGCGGTAAATTCTTCCAGCCAGAAGCCGGTTTTGTGACCAGTATCGCCCATCTGGTCATGGGAAGTCAGAACCATGAGAATTTTCATAGGGTGTCTGTCCTTTTTGATTGACGAATGAATGGCACGTTTCAATTGTCTCTGTCAGAGAAGCTTGTGCCGCGATCGTATGAATTCAACCTTGTTCATACGCAGATTGGACCGCGACAGATCTGACAGCAGCTATACTTGCTGCAGTTGGCTACGATGCATTTTGGATCCAGGGATACGGGAAGGGTAGTAGGGATGAGAGTAATGGGAATGCTCCTGATGCTGCTGGTGGCGCTGCCCGCCACCGCACAGCAGGGTACGGAGACCGTTGAACCGCTGACGGTTACCGTCGGCGCCAACCATGCACCGCCATACCGGATTCTTGAGAATGGTCAGCGTACGGGACTTTACGTAGACATTTTTGAGGAGATTTCAGCGCGGCTTGGCTGGAAGGTGCATTATCGGGAAGCCCCCTTTCGGCGTGTTCTCCGCATGATGCGGCTTGGCGAAGTCGACGTAATGTTGGGCCCACTTCAGACCAACGAGCGGAAAAAAATGATGGAATTTGTAGTGCCGGCTTTTCCGCCTGAGCGCCGGCTGTTTTTCTATGCTGACGAGGCTAATCGTATTGAGCGTTACTCTGACCTTTATGGAAAACGTATCGGAGTATTGGAGGGCGCCAGCTACTTTTCCCGGTTTGATCGAGACGAGCAACTCACAAAGGAGTCCGCACCGCGGTATAAGAACCTGATGCTCATGTTGCAGAAAGGTCGCGTGGACCTTGTCATTGCGCCAGAGCTCGTAGGCAAATACACAATTAATGCGCTGGACATGGACGTAACCGTCTCTCCTTTCTTTGTGCCGGGTAAACGTTCCTATATTGCCGTTGCCAAATCCTCTCCCGTGGCGGCCTACGCGGATGACATCCGGGCTGCGTTGAAACTGATTGAAATGGAAGGCATTTATGAGGACCTTGTTCTGAAATACATGGAACGACCTGCTCCATGACCCCTGACCATAACGACCTCTGGTTTTTACCCCTGGGTGGTACCGGTGAAATCGGTATGAATCTCAATCTTTACGGCCATGATGGTCAGTGGTTGATGGTGGATTGCGGTGTCACCTTTCCAAAGCCCGGGCGCCTTGCGGCAGATGGTTCCGTGCATCATCGTGGTGAGCCGCCAGTGCAGATGGCGGATCCGGCGTTTATCGCCGACCGGCGTGAACAGCTGGCTGGACTGATAATTACCCATGCCCATGAAGACCATGTCGGGGCCGTGCCCTACCTCTGGCCCCTGTTGCAGTGCCCGGTTTACACCAGCCGTTTTACAGCTGAAATACTGCGCCGGAAGCTGGCAGAATTTGGGTTGCTGCACCGGGTGCCGATCATCGTGGTGGATACCGGAGACAGCAGGCAGATTGGCCCTTTCAGTGTTCAGTGGCTGGCACTGACCCATTCCATTCCCGACCCCAACGCTCTGATGATTCGAACGGACATCGGCAATATTTTCCACAGTGGTGACTGGAAACTGGACGACCAGCCGCTGGTGGGTCACGGCTACTCTCGCAAGACATTTACTGATCTGGCGGAAGAGGGTGTGGATGCCATGGTCTGTGATTCCACCAATGCGACGGTGGCCGGACATTCCATCTCTGAAGCCGCCCTGCACGACGGTTTGATGAATGCGATCAAAGCAGCGGAAGGCCGTGTTGTTGTCACCTGCTTTGGCAGCAACATCGCCCGCCTGCACACCCTTGGCCGGATCGCCCGGGAAACCGGCCGCTACATGGGGTTGCTGGGGCGCTCGCTGATTAACATGAGTGGTGCTGCTCGGGCCGCCGGTTTGTGGGATGCTGCGGATGAACTTATTAACCCTTCCCATCTGGGGTACCTGCCAAGGGAAGAAGTGTTGGCGGTGGCAACGGGGAGTCAGGGCGAACCGCGTACCGCCCTGCGCCGGTTAGCCGCCGGTAGTCATCCGGATTTTGAGCTGGAAGCGGGTGACACGGTCATCTTCAGCGCCCGGGCTATTCCCGGCAACGAGGAGGCCATCGAGATGCTGATCAGCAAACTCAGAACAATGGGTGTGGCTGTGATAACCGCCGAGGACGCTGCGGTTCCCATTCACGCTTCCGGCCACCCCGCCCAGGATGAACTCCAGGCCATGTACCAGTGGGTTCAGCCGAAAATTGCGATCCCCGTGCATGGAGAGGCCGAGCACATGGAAACCCATGCTGACATTGCCAAACGGTGGGGTGTGCCCAAAGCGCTGGTCGGCCGCAATGGGGATCTTTTCATGATCCGTCCGGTACCTGGCATGCGCAGGCAGATAACGGGAACCGGGCGGTTAGGATGGCAATCAGGAGAGCTGGTTCCGGTTTTGTAGCGAAGGAGCAAGGCGGAACCCTGAAACTTCACGCTGCCGACCATTAATGAACCATTGGTTCTATCGCCACGTATAGCAGTTCTGGGCCATACCGTTAGTTTGAAAATAAAATCCGTCCATGGAAGTGCGTTAGATGCTGGAACTGGATGATGACTTGCTGATTAACCTCGCGCTGAGTTTTGCGGAGATTTCTAGCGCGGGGATCGACCCGGCCATTGACCGGTTCCTTCGTAAAGTCGGCTTGGCGGTTGGTGGCCACCGAAGCTACCTTTTCCTTATCGATCGCAATACCCGAACACTCAGTAACACCCATGAGTGGTGCGCACCCGGTGTTATCCCGCAACGAGATGCTGTTCAGGATCTCCCGCTGTCTGTTTTCCCGTGGCTGAAAGAACAACTACCCATCCATAAGGTTGTTGTCATTCCTGATGTCAGTGACCTGGGGGAGGAGGCGTTCGCTGAGAAGCAAGAGTTTGAGCGGCAGGATATCCGTTCCCTGGTTCTGGTTGCGCTGAAAATGGATGGCGATGTTATCGGCTTTTTCGGGGTCGATTCACTCAGTGAGTCGTTTGAGGCCTCGGAAGCTGCCGTGACTGCGTTTAAACGATGCGGCGATTTATTGTCTGCGGCGGTGCATCGAAAGGTCGCATCCGAGGCCAGTGACATGCTCTATCAGAGCCTGATTACATTTGCCGATCAGTTTCCGGGTGTCGTCTTTCAGTTCCGTATGTTTGCGGATGGGTCCGTAACCTTTCCGTTTATAAGTGTCGGTGTGGAGGAGATGTTTGGTCTGGATCCTTCTTTGCTGGCGGACGATGGAGCCGCGCTTCTGGCCCGGATTCATGAAAACGACCAGGACGGCTTTTATGGTGAAATTGAAAAATCCCGGAGCGGGCTGTCTCCCATCCATATGGGATTTCAGGCAGTAAACCACCGCTCGGATGTTATCTGGATCGAGGTGAAGGCCGTTCCGAAAAAGCTGGCGGACGACAGTACCCTCTGGCATGGCTATTTTTACGATATTACAGAACAAAAACGCATTGCCCGCAGGGTTCAGGAACAAGCCGGGCAAACACGGGCGATTCTGGATAATATTGCAGACGGTGTAATAACAACGGACTCAGAGGGCCTGATTCAGACGTTCAATTCATCTGCTGAGTTCATTTTCGGATACCGGGCCTCCGAGGTCATTGGGGAATGTATCGGGATGCTGATGCCTGAGCCAGTAAGAGATCATCAGTCTGGCATCCTGATGTCCCTGCGGGGCCAGGAACCACTGAGAGTGCCCAGGGAAATGGAAGGCTTGCGAAAGAATGGCCAGAGCTTCCCCGGGGAGGCACGGATTTCCCGGGTGGCCGATGAAACGGGAGAGGTATTTATTGGGGTCGTCACCGATATCACCGAACGAAAATCCGCTGAAGAGGAGATAGCCCGGCTCGCCTTTTACGATTCTCTGACCGGTCTTCCCAATAGGCGGCTACTCAGAGACCGCCTGGCTCAGGCGCTGGCCGTGAGCCATCGGGAAAAGACTCATGGCGGGCTTGTTTTTATCGATCTGGATAATTTCAAGACGATAAATGATTCTGCCGGACACGTCGTTGGTGACCAGTTGCTCAAACAGGTTGGAGCGCGCCTTCAGGGTATTGTCAGGGATTGGGACACGGTTGCCCGCATTGGTGGTGATGAATTTGTTCTTGTGCTCAGGGGATTTGCTTCTGATCCGAAAAAAGCGGCAAGCCAGCTGGAAAAAGTCTGCGAAAAAATACGGGATGAACTCAACCAGCCGTACCAACTTGAAGAGACAGAATACGTTGGGACACCCAGTATTGGCGTAACCCTGTTCTTTGATCACGACATGGCGCTGGAAGAGCTGCTGAGGCAGGCCGATATGGCAATGTTCCGGGCCAAAGAGGACGGGAAAAACCGGATCCGTTTCTTCGATTCCGAGATGCAGGAACTGGTTACCGAGCGACTGGCTCTTGAGTCAGACCTGAGGAAAGCCATCAGAGACAATGAGTTCCTGCTGCACTACCAGGTTCAGGTCGATGGGGCGGGCACGCCCGTTGGCGCGGAGGCACTGATTCGCTGGGATTGCCCAAGGCGAGGTATGGTCGCGCCAGCCAGCTTTATCCCTTTGGCCGAGGAGACGGGGCTGATTGAGTCGATTGGTCTCTGGGTTTTGGAAGACGCGTGCAATCAGTTGGCGTCCTGGAGTTTGGAGCCTGTCCCCCTGTCGGAACTAACCATTTCTGTGAATGTAAGTGCCCGTCAGTTTCACCAGGCTGGCTTCCTGATCTCTGTCATGGACATCCTGCGGCGCACCGGCGCACCGGCAGAAAAACTGAAAATCGAAGTCACAGAAAGCGCGCTTGCCTATGATCTGGTTAAGGTTGAGCAGATTATCCGTACGTTGAGGCGGCTGGGTGTGCGGGTATCTCTGGACGACTTTGGCACCGGTTACTCTTCGCTGGGCTACCTCAAGCAGCTATCGCTGGATGAACTGAAAATAGACCAGGGTTTTGTACGCGACATTCTCGATGATCAGAATGACGCTGCCATAGCCCGAATGATCATCGCGCTGGCGGACGCCATGAATCTTTCTGTTGTTGCCGAAGGGGTTGAAACCCTCCAGCATTTTGATTATCTCGTTGAACTGGGCTGCCAGCGATTTCAGGGTTATTGCTTTGGACGCCCCATGGCGTCGGGAGACCTGGCAAAAGCGATTGTGGCGCCCTCCTGCGATCGCTAGCCGGTCGCTAAGTCCTTGAAAGCACGATATGGTTGTTTGCTAGCTAACGGTATACACTCCGGTATTTACTTATGAGCTAACCGTTAGCAGAGGACTCAGTATGTCAATCTGGACCCGCAAGCCCGACCTGGACCATTTGGTTGAATCCAGTAAGAACACGGCCGTAACGCACATGGGCATTGAGTATCTGGAAATTGGTGATGATTACGTCAAAGGCCGTATGCCGGTGGATGAGCGCACAGTGCAGCCGTTCGGCATACTCCACGGCGGCGCTTCAGTGTTATTGGCAGAGACGTTGGGGAGCATGGCCGCTAACTGCTGCCTGAAAGATCCCAGTACAGTGGCAGTGGGGCTGGATATCAATGCAAACCACATTCGGCCCGTCAGCAAGGGGTGGGTCTACGGAACTGCAAAAGCCATCCATATTGGCAGTGCCACCCAGGTTTGGGAAATCCGGTTGGAGAGTGAGCAGGGCAAGACTACATGCATCTCCCGGCTGACCATGGCCGTCACCAAGCTCCCGAAGTAATCCTCAGAAATGCGGGAACAGGCTTGCCTGGCCTATGTTTCGTTTTTCGGGGGTGTTGGTGTAGTGCCGATCAGGCCCTCATTCACGAAGTCTTGCAGGGTAATATCGTACATACCGTCCGGCACTTCCCGTGAAATCTGATAGCTATTGCCAGCTGCGTCCAGCGGAGATGCTTTCAGGTCCAGCGACTGGTAGGACTCCTTGATCGTCTTATCAGCTTCGCGGACCAGCAGTACTTTCGGTTTTAGTTTTTGGTAAGGGTCGCTCTCCATAACGATTGCCACTTCACCGTTCTTCATCTCGACAATGGAGCCGGGTGGATAGATACCGATCATCTGGATGAACGCATCAGCCAGCTCGCCATCGAACTGAGAGCCCCGGTGTTTGTGGATGACCTCCAGCGCCTGCATGGAGGCACGGCCTGTATCGTAGACCCGTGTGCTGGTGATTGCGTCGTAGGTGTCTACCAGCCCAATGATTTTGGCAAAATAGGGGATCTGGTGGGCCTGAAGCCCGCGAGGATAGCCAGCGCCATCCATGCGTTCATGATGGCTGTAAGCAACGTCCACTGCCGTGTTGAGGGAGCTGCTGGTGCCCATCAGAATAGTGCGGCCATGGGTCGTGTGCTGGCGCATAACGCCGAATTCGTCCGGAGTGAGGGCGCCGGGTTTGTTGAGAACCTCGTCCGGAATCTGCGTCTTGCCCACATCATGCAACAGTCCACAGAGTGCAAGGTTGCGAATCTCTCCTTCAAGCAACCCCTC of Marinobacter sediminum contains these proteins:
- a CDS encoding HD-GYP domain-containing protein — protein: MSNAHKDLVETRIDVAELAIGMHVIRLDKPWEDSDFLLQGFVIRHESEIHAIQSQCNFVTIEGQVDAQPHPRSGPSSSPRGRGLLGLFKRNKKQPPSEPGSPQHVPRRRVTYINKVDAGSEMTNAVMQFKEAQQTAKSIMSGLRVGRTLDLNNARAVVNNCVDSVLCNENALLLLTKIKNQDEYTAEHCINVSILAAAFGKHEGLLEGEIRNLALCGLLHDVGKTQIPDEVLNKPGALTPDEFGVMRQHTTHGRTILMGTSSSLNTAVDVAYSHHERMDGAGYPRGLQAHQIPYFAKIIGLVDTYDAITSTRVYDTGRASMQALEVIHKHRGSQFDGELADAFIQMIGIYPPGSIVEMKNGEVAIVMESDPYQKLKPKVLLVREADKTIKESYQSLDLKASPLDAAGNSYQISREVPDGMYDITLQDFVNEGLIGTTPTPPKNET
- a CDS encoding sensor domain-containing phosphodiesterase — its product is MLELDDDLLINLALSFAEISSAGIDPAIDRFLRKVGLAVGGHRSYLFLIDRNTRTLSNTHEWCAPGVIPQRDAVQDLPLSVFPWLKEQLPIHKVVVIPDVSDLGEEAFAEKQEFERQDIRSLVLVALKMDGDVIGFFGVDSLSESFEASEAAVTAFKRCGDLLSAAVHRKVASEASDMLYQSLITFADQFPGVVFQFRMFADGSVTFPFISVGVEEMFGLDPSLLADDGAALLARIHENDQDGFYGEIEKSRSGLSPIHMGFQAVNHRSDVIWIEVKAVPKKLADDSTLWHGYFYDITEQKRIARRVQEQAGQTRAILDNIADGVITTDSEGLIQTFNSSAEFIFGYRASEVIGECIGMLMPEPVRDHQSGILMSLRGQEPLRVPREMEGLRKNGQSFPGEARISRVADETGEVFIGVVTDITERKSAEEEIARLAFYDSLTGLPNRRLLRDRLAQALAVSHREKTHGGLVFIDLDNFKTINDSAGHVVGDQLLKQVGARLQGIVRDWDTVARIGGDEFVLVLRGFASDPKKAASQLEKVCEKIRDELNQPYQLEETEYVGTPSIGVTLFFDHDMALEELLRQADMAMFRAKEDGKNRIRFFDSEMQELVTERLALESDLRKAIRDNEFLLHYQVQVDGAGTPVGAEALIRWDCPRRGMVAPASFIPLAEETGLIESIGLWVLEDACNQLASWSLEPVPLSELTISVNVSARQFHQAGFLISVMDILRRTGAPAEKLKIEVTESALAYDLVKVEQIIRTLRRLGVRVSLDDFGTGYSSLGYLKQLSLDELKIDQGFVRDILDDQNDAAIARMIIALADAMNLSVVAEGVETLQHFDYLVELGCQRFQGYCFGRPMASGDLAKAIVAPSCDR
- a CDS encoding type 1 glutamine amidotransferase domain-containing protein; amino-acid sequence: MKILMVLTSHDQMGDTGHKTGFWLEEFTAPYYVFKDAGADITLASPKGGQPPVDPNSEAEGALTETTHRFQNDAHGKEALASTKKLSDVDMNDYDAIFYPGGHGPLWDLVNDKKSAALIKAAYEQDKVIGAVCHAPAVFRDVEVKPGQNLVGGRNVTGFSNSEEEVVGLTNVVPFLLEDMLKEKTGSYSCGDDFTPHIVVDGKLITGQNPPSSEGTAKAVVQALQEG
- a CDS encoding substrate-binding periplasmic protein, whose protein sequence is MGMLLMLLVALPATAQQGTETVEPLTVTVGANHAPPYRILENGQRTGLYVDIFEEISARLGWKVHYREAPFRRVLRMMRLGEVDVMLGPLQTNERKKMMEFVVPAFPPERRLFFYADEANRIERYSDLYGKRIGVLEGASYFSRFDRDEQLTKESAPRYKNLMLMLQKGRVDLVIAPELVGKYTINALDMDVTVSPFFVPGKRSYIAVAKSSPVAAYADDIRAALKLIEMEGIYEDLVLKYMERPAP
- a CDS encoding ribonuclease J; translated protein: MTPDHNDLWFLPLGGTGEIGMNLNLYGHDGQWLMVDCGVTFPKPGRLAADGSVHHRGEPPVQMADPAFIADRREQLAGLIITHAHEDHVGAVPYLWPLLQCPVYTSRFTAEILRRKLAEFGLLHRVPIIVVDTGDSRQIGPFSVQWLALTHSIPDPNALMIRTDIGNIFHSGDWKLDDQPLVGHGYSRKTFTDLAEEGVDAMVCDSTNATVAGHSISEAALHDGLMNAIKAAEGRVVVTCFGSNIARLHTLGRIARETGRYMGLLGRSLINMSGAARAAGLWDAADELINPSHLGYLPREEVLAVATGSQGEPRTALRRLAAGSHPDFELEAGDTVIFSARAIPGNEEAIEMLISKLRTMGVAVITAEDAAVPIHASGHPAQDELQAMYQWVQPKIAIPVHGEAEHMETHADIAKRWGVPKALVGRNGDLFMIRPVPGMRRQITGTGRLGWQSGELVPVL
- a CDS encoding acyl-CoA thioesterase — its product is MDTALPFRFRFRVRYGECDAQSVVFNARYADFVDVSVNEYIRTLFGDYQHLLDQDLDIQVVSLTVNWKAPAKFDDVLEARIRPGRIGNTSFTLHIEFYRYGEEALIADADITYVMIQASEMVKVAVPERIRGLLERSAPGVLISHAGEQVQEG
- a CDS encoding hotdog fold thioesterase, with translation MSIWTRKPDLDHLVESSKNTAVTHMGIEYLEIGDDYVKGRMPVDERTVQPFGILHGGASVLLAETLGSMAANCCLKDPSTVAVGLDINANHIRPVSKGWVYGTAKAIHIGSATQVWEIRLESEQGKTTCISRLTMAVTKLPK